A stretch of Gouania willdenowi chromosome 21, fGouWil2.1, whole genome shotgun sequence DNA encodes these proteins:
- the sowahca gene encoding ankyrin repeat domain-containing protein SOWAHC, with protein MMRADADCLDPGECNGNVRETLDNEGVNGNPDGASGNPGGLSSQLASMDTGKQPNRNKLPVVPPQSRSSTGNLTPGGGGGGGGVQVKLRDRRRRESAPVIGIPPDSDEAQAAASHNQNVRTARRISKGSQRALLSSCLSEDSALEGLEPVGDLSTPKGSRRAFIELMMSSSPQVRRSLINRGSRVRDSVKSDGDSASLLSSATDEECASVTLDPLEHEWMLCASDGLWESLQPLLAVEPSLVTKKDFVTGFTCLHWAAKQGKTQLLSQLLDFAKENSIAVNVNVRSSAGYTPLHLAAMHGHTQVVRVLLSDWEADPEARDYSGRRALQYLSLTLAADLQVEGVLTSPGTESDGENANGSSGGGGGRGWRFPRVLQGNLNPLRLLTSPTEAEDSSGKSKGSIQRKSSLSRLNARLHRGRHRAQIIHSASFRDSGEVGKGEEVTSSPLRTRPLSNLFG; from the exons GTGGTTTATCTTCACAGTTAGCCAGCATGGACACTGGCAAACAGCCAAATAGGAACAAGCTTCCTGTGGTCCCTCCACAGAGTCGGAGCAGCACTGGAAACCTCAcaccaggaggaggaggaggagggggaggggttcAGGTGAAGCTGAGGGACAGGAGGAGGCGTGAGTCTGCTCCTGTTATAGGGATACCGCCAGACTCTGATGAGGCTCAAGCTGCGGCGTCACACAACCAGAATGTGAGAACGGCTCGCAGGATATCCAAAGGCTCCCAGCGCGCTCTACTGAGCAGCTGCCTCTCTGAGGACAGTGCACTGGAAGGACTGGAACCAGTGGGGGACCTCAGCACACCCAAGGGGAGTCGCAGGGCCTTCATTGAGTTAATGATGAGCAGCTCTCCTCAG GTTCGGCGTTCCCTCATAAACCGTGGCTCACGTGTCCGGGATTCTGTGAAGAGCGACGGTGACTCGGCATCACTTCTGTCCTCAGCCACAGACGAGGAATGTGCGTCAGTCACCCTGGACCCACTGGAGCACGAGTGGATGCTGTGTGCCTCAGACGGTCTGTGGGAGAGCCTTCAGCCTCTGTTAGCCGTGGAGCCGAGCCTCGTGACCAAGAAGGACTTTGTGACGGGCTTCACCTGCCTCCACTGGGCCGCCAAGCAGGGCAAGACCCAGCTGCTCTCACAGCTGCTGGACTTCGCCAAAGAGAACTCGATAGCAGTGAATGTAAACGTGAGATCCAGTGCTGGATACACACCGCTGCACCTGGCCGCCATGCATGGACACACACAG GTGGTTCGGGTCTTGCTGTCAGACTGGGAGGCCGACCCAGAAGCTCGAGACTACAGCGGGAGGCGAGCCCTCCAGTATCTGTCGCTAACTCTGGCCGCCGACCTGCAGGTGGAGGGCGTGCTCACCTCTCCAGGGACTGAATCGGACGGTGAAAACGCCAACGGCAGCAGCGGCGGAGGAGGAGGGCGCGGCTGGAGATTTCCCAGAGTGCTCCAGGGTAACCTGAACCCTCTGAGGCTGCTCACTTCACCCACGGAAGCAGAGGATTCATCAGGGAAGTCGAAGGGAAGCATTCAGAGGAAGTCGTCCCTGAGTCGGCTGAACGCGCGTCTCCACAGGGGGCGCCACCGAGCCCAGATCATCCACAGCGCCTCCTTCAGGGACTCTGGAGAGGTAGGAAAAGGAGAGGAAGTAACCAGTAGTCCTCTTCGAACCAGACCGCTCTCCAACCTGTTTGGTTGA
- the akap17a gene encoding A-kinase anchor protein 17A, whose product MMAAMTTIIHDTTEALCLSTQYNIYLKPIVKMTVSVALPQLKLPGKSISNWEVMERVKAMVAPEQFSSLRISKSTMDFIRFEGEVENKTVVKSLLNRLDVKSIKLSGFTDVLKVRAVENKVDFPTRHDWDSFFRDAKDMNETLPGERPDTIHLEGLPCRWFSQKESHYPDRPSEEVLKAVFETFGKVRNVDIPMLDPYREEMSDKNFSTFSFGGHLNFEAYVQYQEYGGFTKAMDTLRGMKLMLKGEDGKAVACNIKVTFDTSKHLSDSALKRRNQERLKLQELERQREEQKRREKEEEERRKEEERKQKVQEEEEKERKKEEKLRRREQKIREREEKKNLKKVRKQQEEEQKKLQMKIAMEERRLLLAQRNLESIRLIAELLARAKAMKQQQQEKEQAEREEREKQEQARQKEERARLQQLEACRRKQEEELRRVESEKERAMELQRKERELRERLLGNLLKKNTGNTSESTNASAVPSEARPIPGNASVHVEGCVNGVKAAGSKEKKPSRSSVPSQGSGGKKVGRKSRKETKNLQEENRKERLRSRHSRERARESSHRRRSSSSQERRRRRRSDSYSRRRRRRSSSHRRRPRGRHSRSTSSSRERSRSSSGRSYRRSRHGYSRSSSRGSSRSRGRRSHSQKYRRRSSNRERSYSRRR is encoded by the exons ATGATGGCCGCGATGACGACCATCATCCATGACACTACAGAGGCGCTGTGCCTCTCCACACAGTACAACATCTATCTGAAGCCTATTGTCAAAATGACCGTCAGCGTGGCTTTGCCCCAACTCAAGCTCCCCGGTAAGAGCATCTCTAACTGGGAGGTGATGGAGAGGGTGAAGGCCATGGTTGCCCCGGAGCAGTTTTCCTCCCTGCGTATCTCAAAGAGCACCATGGACTTCATCCGTTTTGAGGGCGAGGTAGAAAACAAGACGGTGGTGAAGAGCTTGTTGAACCGGCTGGATGTGAAGAGCATCAAACTCAGTGGATTTACTGACGTGCTGAAG GTGCGTGCTGTTGAAAACAAGGTAGACTTTCCTACTCGCCACGACTGGGACTCTTTTTTTCGTGACGCAAAGGACATGAATGAGACTTTACCAGGAGAGAGGCCCGACACCATTCACCTGGAAGGGCTTCCCTGTCGTTGGTTCAGCCAGAAGGAAAGTCACTACCCCGACAGGCCTTCAGAGGAAGTCCTTAAGGCTGTGTTTGAGACATTTGGAAAG GTTCGAAATGTCGACATCCCAATGCTGGACCCGTACAGAGAGGAGATGTCGGACAAAAACTTCAGCACGTTTAGTTTCGGGGGTCATCTCAATTTTGAAGCTTACGTTCAGTATCAAGAGTACGGTGGTTTCACCAAGGCCATGGACACGCTACGCGGGATGAAGCTGATGCTGAAAGGGGAAGATGGGAAAGCTGTGGCCTGTAACATCAAG GTGACCTTTGACACCAGCAAACACCTGAGTGACTCTGCTCTGAAGAGGAGGAACCAGGAGAGGCTGAAGCTGCAGGAGCTGGAGAGACAAAGGGAGGAGCAGAAACGGagagagaaagaagaggaggagcggCGCAAGGAGGAGGAGAG aaaacaaaaagtgcaagaggaggaggagaaggagaggaAGAAGGAGGAAAAGTTGCGGAGACGTGAGCAGAAAATCCGAGAgagggaggagaagaagaatctgAAGAAGGTGAGGAAGCAACAGGAGGAAGAGCAGAAGAAGCTGCAGATGAAGATCGCCATGGAGGAGAGGAGGCTTCTGCTAGCTCAGCGCAACCTGGAATCTATACGACTCATCGCTGAGCTACTGGCCAGAGCCAAg gcaatgaagcagcagcagcaggaaaaaGAGCAGGCTGAACGTGAGGAGCGTGAGAAACAGGAGCAGGCGCGACAGAAAGAAGAACGAGCtcgtctccagcagctggaGGCGTGTCGACGCAAACAAGAAGAGGAGCTGCGGAGGGTGGAGTCTGAGAAAGAGAGGGCGATGGAGCTCCAACGCAAAGAGAGAGAGCTGAGGGAGAGACTGCTGGGCAACCTGTTGAAGAAAAACACTGGAAACACTTCAGAATCTACAAACGCTAGTGCTGTGCCCAGTGAGGCGCGCCCCATCCCTGGAAACGCATCCGTGCACGTTGAAGGTTGTGTGAACGGGGTGAAGGCGGCTGGCAGCAAAGAGAAGAAGCCGTCCAGATCCAGCGTTCCATCCCAAGGTTCAGGGGGGAAAAAGGTGGGACGGAAAAGTAGAAAGGAAACCAAAAACCTTCAGGAAGAGAATAGGAAAGAGCGACTTAGAAGTAGGCACAGTAGAGAGCGAGCACGGGAAAGCTCCCATCGAAGGCGGAGCTCAAGCAGCCAGGAGAGGAGGAGGCGGCGCCGCTCCGATAGctacagtagaagaagaagaagaagaagctcgaGTCACAGGAGGCGACCGCGAGGCCGACACAGCAGGAGCACCAGCTCCAGCAGAGAACGGAGTCGCAGCAGCAGTGGGAGGAGTTACAGGCGTAGTCGTCATGGATACAGCAGGAGCAGCTCCAGAGGAAGCAGCAGGAGTCGAGGAAGGAGGAGTCACAGTCAGAAATACAGAAGACGCAGCAGCAACAGGGAGAGGAGCTACTCCAGACGTCGCTAA